The window aaaatttcaactatcaaggggtaataggcaggatgTGCACTAGTCACCCCCTGctattgcccttatgatagaacccctggctgaaagtataataaTTCATCCgattattcagggctataataccagggactcaaagaataaaatctcattatgtgcagacgatatacttattatattacaaagtcacaaacgagcataccaaatgtattaaacttaatagaggaatttgggtctttttctggattatagaataaactggaataaaagtgaaatcatgacattaaacctcaagaacctaccacttactgaagttccccataaaatcgcaacagaaaaatttaaatatttgggtattcagatttactagaaaatataaagcattattcactgccaatttcatacctttattaaataaacttaatacgttgattaaattttggaaaacacttcccttatcattattaggtagaataaatgcaataaaaatgatcttcctaccacaattactatacctatttcaatctataccggtatatataccaaaatatatattttttaaattagactctaatattactaattatatttgggactatagatcacatagaatcacaaaaaaacacttatgtaaaccaaaagaggtcgggggacttttcacttccgaattttatgtattattactgggcagtgcatattaagaatatgattcattggttggatagttctacccaacagacagaatggataaaaatggagaaggaggattgccatccttgtaatataggaacgatccacttctcccccaaaaaactgaataacacaatatataagaagaacccattatatatggtacaataagaattttggaaacaaataaaattatctttaaaattaagaaatctatcactgttaatgccaatagcgaataaccctttatttaaaccatctcttattgataagacatataaccaatgggaaagtctcggaattagaaggatcggggatatgtacgaaaagggaaacctactatcattccaacaactacaattaaaatttaaattgaaaaacaaccaatattttaattatcttcagatttgcgatttcgtgaaaaaatatatacaaggatatcaaaaagtaacacctgacttattggaagaagcaatgaatattgaagctgactcacaaaaattaatatcatatttatataatagtattctaaatatagacctaccatcgacagaggtacttagagaagagtgggaacgggaactaatgataaaaattacgaaggttaaatgggaaaaataactgatatatattcacaaatgttcaattaatgtaagacataatctaaatcaatttaaaattgtacatagattatattattcaaaaacaatattgaacaaatgttatccaaatatatccgccacttgtgataaatgtctagcccaaaaaggcaactataacacactccttagtttcctgcataaaactttatagattttggaatgatatttttcaaatatttacaaaattattcaagacaagaatggaacctaatactgaaatgattatatttggcataatggaagatgggaataaattgaacacatctcaaaatctattccttaactatggtttaataatagcaaaaaaattaattcttaaattttggaagggtacatcaataccaacgcttaaaatgtggattgcaagtatgttggacaccgctcatcttgagaaatgcgattcctcctaatggataaatcagaNNNNNNNNNNNNNNNNNNNNNNNNNNNNNNNNNNNNNNNNNNNNNNNNNNNNNNNNNNNNNNNNNNNNNNNNNNNNNNNNNNNNNNNNNNNNNNNNNNNNNNNNNNNNNNNNNNNNNNNNNNNNNNNNNNNNNNNNNNNNNNNNNNNNNNNNNNNNNNNNNNNNNNNNNNNNNNNNNNNNNNNNNNNNNNNNNNNNNNNNNNNNNNNNNNNNNNNNNNNNNNNNNNNNNNNNNNNNNNNNNNNNNNNNNNNNNNNNNNNNNNNNNNNNNNNNNNNNNNNNNNNNNNNNNNNNNNNNNNNNNNNNNNNNNNNNNNNNNNNNNNNNNNNNNNNNNNNNNNNNNNNNNNNNNNNNNNNNNNNNNNNNNNNNNNNNNNNNNNNNNNNNNNNNNNNNNNNNNNNNNNNNNNNNNNNNNNNNNNNNNNNNNNNNNNNNNNNNNNNNNNNNNNNNNNNNNNNNNNNNNNNNNNNNNNNNNNNNNNNNNNNNNNNNNNNNNNNNNNNNtataatataaccatataacaattacagcacggaaacaggccatctcgaccctactagtccttgccgaacacgtattctcccctagtcccatatacctgcgctcagaccataaccctccattcctttcccatccatataactatccaatttatttttaaatgataaaaacgaacctgcctccaccaccttcactggaagctcattccacacagccaccactctctgagtaaagaagttccccctcatgttactcctaaacttctgtcccttaattctcaagtcatgtccccttgtttgaagcttccctactctcagtgggaaaagcttatgcacgtcaactctgtctatccctctcatcattttaaagacctctatcaagtcccaccttaaccttctgcgctccaaagaataaagccctaacttgttcaacctttctctgtaacttagttgctgaaacccaggcaacattctagtaaatctctgtactctctctattttgttgacacccttcctataattaggcgaccaaaattgtacaccacacttcagaattggcctcaccaatgccttgtacaattttaacattacatcccaacttctatactcaatgctctgatttataaaggccagcacaccaaaagctttctttaccaccctatctacatgagattccactttcagggaactgtgcacagttattcccagatccctctgttcacctgcattcttcaattccctaccatttaccatgtacgtcctattttgatttgtcctgccaagatgtagcacctcacacttatcagcattatgacaaatgcatttcgttgtctctgtactgtacactgacaatgacaattaaaattgaatctgaattaaactccatctgccatctttcaacccactcttccaactggcataaatctctctgtagactttgaaaatccacttcattatccacaaccccacctatcttagtatcatctgcatacttactaatccaatttaccacaccatcatccagatcattgatgtacatgacaaacaacagtggacccaacacagatccctgtggcaccccactagtcactggcctccaacctgacaaacatccatccaccattactctctggcatctcccattcagccactgttgaatccatcttgctactccaccattaatacccaaccattgaaccttcttaaccaaccttccgtgaggaaccttgtcaaaggccttactgaagtccatatatacaacatccactgctttaccctcatcaatttcccgagtaacctcttcaaaaaattcaagaagattagtcaaacatgaccttccaggcacaaatccatgttgactgttcctaatcagaccctgtttatccagatgcttatatatattatctctaagtatcctttccattaatttgcccaccactgacgtcaaactaacaggtctataattgctaggtttacacttagacccctttttaaacaatggaacaacatgcgcagtacgccaattctccggtactattcccgtttctaataacatttgaaatatttctgtcatagcccctgctatttctgcaccaacttccctcaatgtcctagggaatatcctgtccggacctggagacttatccacttttataattctcaaaagtgtcagtacttcctcttctttgaatctcatagtttccatagctactctacttgtttcctttagctcacataattcaatatccttctccttggtgaataccgaagaaaagaaattgttcaatatctcccccatctcttttggctctgcagatagctgtccactctgactctctaatggaccaattttatccctcgttatccttttgctattaatatagcggtagaaacccttcggatttacttttaccttacttgccaaagcaacctcatatcttcttttagcttttctaatttatttcttaagattctttttacattctttatactcctcaggcacctcatttactccatgctgcctataattattgtagatatccctctttttctgaaccaagtgtccaatttcccttgaaaaccatggctctttacaatttttacgatttcctttcaaccgaacagggacataaagattctgtactcttaaaatttcacctttaaatgtactccatttctcttccacatctttcccataaaacaaactgtcccaatttactccttttaaatcctttcgcatctcctcaaagttagcctttctccaatcaaaaatctcaaccctaggtccagttttgtccctctccataattatattgaaactaatggtattgtgatcactggacccgaactgttccccaacgcatacctctgccacctgacccatctcatttcctaacaggaggtccagtaccgccccttctctggtaggtacttctatgtattgttgcaaaaaactatcctgcacacattttacaaactccaacccatccagcccatttacagaatgtgtttcccagtctatgtgtggaaaattgaaatctcccacaatcactaccttgtgcttactactaatatctgcaatctccttacatatttgctcttccaattctcgctccccatttggcggtctataatacacccctataagtgttgctacccctttcccatttctcagttccacccaaatagcctccctagacgagccctctaatctatcctgccaaagcactgctgtaatatcttccctgataagcaatgcaacacctccacctcttgcccctccaattctatcacacctgaagcaacgaaatcctggaatatttagtttccaatcacagccctcctgcaaccatgtttcactgatcgccacaacatcatacttccaggtgtcaatccaggctctaatttcatccacttttcttacaatgctcctagcattaaaatatacacatttaagaaacccaccctctcttattctctgattattttctttttcttctctctcccctacattttgggtcagagtgctaccattctcttccccctgcttcacacactgactgctagctttcccaatttgagtccctccccccaaccatactagtttaaagtatccccagtagcctttgcaaatctccccgccaggatattggtcccccttgagttcaagtgcaacccgtcctttctgtacaggtcgcaccttccccaaaagaggtcccaatgatccagaaacttgaatccatacccactgcaccagtccctcatccacgcatttatcctccacctcgctccattcctactctcactgtcgcgtggcacaggcagtaatcctgagattgttacctttccagtccttctccttaactctctacctaactccctaaattcttctttcaggacctcttctctttttttaccttatgtcgttggtacctatatgtaccacaacctcaggctcctctccctcccatttcaggatttcttggacacgttcagacacatccctgaccctggcaccagggaggcaaactaccatccgggactcctgtctgcgtccacagaatcgcctatccgaccccctgactatagagtcccctattacaattgccctccccttcttttccttacccttctgagcaaccggactggtctttgtgccagaggcccggctgcTGTcgttgcccccaggtaggctgtctcccccacccttactcaaacatgagtacttattttcaaggtgtacagccaccggggtactcaccagtccctgcctctgcccattgcccttcctaactgtgacccagttttctgtctcccgtggtcttggagtgaccacctccctgtaactcctttctatgacctcctcgctctccctgagcagacagaggtcatcgagttgctgctccaggttcctaacgcggtcccttaggagccccatctcgacgaacctggcgcagatgtggacgtctggagagcactcagactccatgacctcccacatctgacatccagaacagtaaactgccctggccctcattctccccctttatccgaatacaataaagccttacaattacaatacaaatacaatacaagccaatcagctgcttcctctgatcctcgtccaccaatcagaggcttccaccagaatccttctctggaagtgagatggaacgttacagatttgggttcctcacagctccaggtaagtcctcctctcaccaacggctccccgggcctctgtagaagcaaacccggcgctgtatttatacttacagctgcaggtaagtcctcctctcaccaacggctccccgggcctctgtagaagcaaaccccgcgctgtatttatacttacagctgcaggtaagtcctcctctcaccaacggctccccgggcctctgtagaagcaaaccccgcgctgtatttatacttacagctgcaggtaagtcctcctctcaccaacggctccccgggcctctgtagaagcaaaccccgcgctgtatttatacttacagctgcaggtaagtcctcctctcaccaacggctccccgggcctccccggatatggggggaaagctgccggacgaggtagttgaggctgggactatcccaatgtttaagaaacagttaaacaggtacatggataggacaagtttggagggatatggaccaaatgcaggcaggtgggactagtgtcgctggtacatgttggtcggtgttgtcatgttgggtcgaagggcctgtttccacactgcatcactctgtgactctaacaccAAGTGCTGCTGTAACtcggcggatcagacagcatctgtggagaacatggataggtgacgtttcgggttgggacccttcttcagactgacaccatGTTAACAgttgagggggtgatcggcagatgagtagagtattgcatacagttctggtcactccattacaggactgatgtggagactttggggaaggtgcagagatggtttaaaaacaagaaactgtagatactggtttacaaaaaggagacaaaatgctagagtaactcagcgggacaggcagcatctctagagagaaggaatgggtgatgtttcgagacgagactgaagaagggtgtgtCAGCAGGCCGGAGGGCTGGGCAAAgaacttgccacagagcgggcaggtgaaggggcgctggccggtgtggactcgccggtgctccagcagatgGTCAACGCGGGTgaagccacaggctggacatgcgggtgaaacgcttgccacactcagtgcacacaaagggtctccagTGTATAtcagctggtgctcccgcagccccgttGCTCTCTTGAAATGCTCGCCGCAGTGGGAGCagccgctcgccggtgtgggccagcatgttggagcaactcaccccctccccaatcttccccactcccaccccaccccactcgaCCCCCACCCTTCCCACTTCCCCCCTTACCCACTTCCCCTCTCGTCAAGCACGCGTTAGTAATGTTCTGTTTGCTAACTTGTTCCCCTCCTTTAGGAGCCTTTGTTGTGGACGGAGAGAcatggacgtgagcggccattgagggtgcgggcccccaacccccccatctgctcggtgtgcggtctgagcttcgaggggctgagcttcggtggagtaccacatggcggggcacaacaaggagaagcaatATGAGTGTGACATGTGTAGCAAGGCCTGGCGGCACCCAAGcaagctggagatccaccggcgggtgcacatggGAGAACGCCCAtttgctcggagtgcggcaagtaCTTTGCCAGCTACGACAACCTGCTGCGGCACAACCGTGTGCACTCCagtgagaggcccttcacctgctctgactgtggcaagagcttcaaaAGATTGCAGTTCCTGAAGGCCCattggcgggtgcacacgggcgagaagccctatggctgctccacctgcggtaaGAGCTTTACCCGGTTGTCGGGGCTACGGCAGCACCGGCGGTtgtacagcagtgagcggcccttcaccagctctgactgcggcaaaggcttcaagtcgtccacgaaactgaaggtgcacaggcgcctgcacaccggcgagcggcccttcacctgcagtgactgcggcaagggcttcacccagcccGGCAGTCTGCTGGTGCACCaacgcatccacaccggcgagcgcccctacacctgcgcccagtgcggcaagggcttcacccagtccagcatcctgctgcagcaccagcgtacccacaccggcgagcgcccctacacctgtgcccagtgtggcaagggcttcaccaactctggcagcctgctgaggcaccagggcacccacaccggcgagcgcccctacacctgtgcccagtgcggcaagggcttcaccagatccagcaacctgctggtgcaccaacgtacccacaccggggagctccCCTGCACCTGtgcccaatgcggcaagggcttcaccagatccagcaacctgctggtgcaccaacgTACCCACACcgacgagcgtccctacacctctgcccagtgcggcaagggcttcacccagtccagcagcctgctggtgcaccagcgtacccacaccggagagcgcccctacacctgtgtccagtgcggcaaggacttcaccagctccaccaagctgctgtcccaccagcgggtgcacgccggcgaccgtcctctccccagcccggtgtgtggagagcgctttgccatggcctcccatgccctgtctcagcagcacgtgcacaccagtggccagccctacgactgcccataCTGTGGTGattcgtttgacagctcgcgggggttgcgggagAACCAGCGggtacacaccagagagagaccctttgtgtgcgctgagtgtggcaagggtttcacccgcatgtccgtcCTATGGCAGCACCGACGTACCCACAGTGGTGagtgtcccttcccctgcccgtcctgtggtaagggcttcacccgccttgaccacctgctggagcaccggcgagtccacaccagccagctcCCCTTCACATGCCCGctctggcaaggcctttgcccgctcctccagcctgccggcataccgccacgtggataggcaaacacaaaatgctggaaggtatGGGtaccgtttctggtcgagaccctcctcagtctcgacccgaaatgtcacccagtccttctctccagagatgctgcctgtcccactgagttattccagcattttgtgtccttttttgtaaaccagcatctgcagttccttgtatttaaaccattctggttaaccatctctgcaccttccccaaagcctccacatcagtcctgtaatggagtgaccagaactgtatgcaatactccaaatgctacctgaccaatgtcccttaaagctgcacatatacattcctctctccttatctcacatccttttatctccttattttccctcgctctgtcacttactccactcatgTGTCAATCACCTCCTCACCTGTCAACATagtgttagtctgaagaagggtcctgacccgaaatgtcacctatccatgttctccacagatgctgcctgacctgccgagttactccagcactctgtgaaacgtcacctttctatgttctcaatagatgctgcctgacccgctgagttactccagcactctgtgaaacgtcacctatccatgttctccacagatgctgcctgacccgctgagttactccagcacccggtgaaacgtcacctatccatgttctccacagatgctgcctgacccgctgagttactgcagcactgtgtgaaatgttacctatccatgttctccacagatgctgcctgacccgctgagttactgcagcacttcgtattacagtcatagagtgatacgatgtggaaacaggaccttcggcccaacttgcccacaccgaccaacatgtcccggctacacgagtcccacctgcctgcatttggaccatttctctccaaacttggcctatctatgtacctgtctataactgtttcttaaacgttgggatagtcccaacctcaactacctgctccggcagcttgtttcatacacccaccacactctgttgaaaagttactcctcagattcctgttaactcttttccccttcaccttgaacctatatcctctggtcctcgattcccccagtctgggcaagagattcagtgcatctaactaaattgtgttccgtgcaagattccagcatctgctgtttcttgtgtctccctcacctgtatccacctatcacatctgacaaagggtctcaacctgaatcattacccattccttctctctagtgatgctgcctgtccctctgagttactccagcattttgtatccacctatcacttgccaggctttgtccagcccccatctcacttttccagcttcctcccccaccctctccaatcagtctgaagaacggtcctgactcaaaacgttgtctgtccattccctctaaagcggtggaggaactcagtgggtcaggccgcatctgtcgagggaagggaatctaaggcgaccactcccacctctcctttcctactttctccacccccccacaccaagcagtctgaagaagggtcctgtcctagaatgttgcctgtccatgctctccagaggtgcaagttactccaggagattgtgtgtctttttgtaaaccagcatctgcagttcatataaccatataatgaccatataacaattactgcacggaaacaggccatctcgacccttctagtccgtgccgaacacgtattctcccctagtcccatatacttgcgctcagaccataaccctccattcctttcccgtccatataactatccaatttatttttaaatgataaaaacgaacctgcctccaccaccttcactggaagctcattccacacagccaccactctctgagtaaagaagttccccctcatgttacccctaaacttctgtccctttattctcaagtcatgtccccttgtttgaatcttccctactctcagtgggaaaagcttatccacgtcaactctgtctatccctctcatcattttaaagacctctatcaagtccccccttaaccttctgcgctccaaagaataaagccctaacttgttcaacctttctctgtaacttagttgctgaaacccaggcaaaattctagtaaatctcctctgtactctctctattttgttgacatccttcctataattaggcgaccaaaattgtacgccatactccagaattggcctcaccaatgctttgtacaattttaacattacatcccaacttctatactcaatgctctgatttataaaggccagcactccaaaagctttctttaccaccctatctacatgagattccactttcagggaactgtgcacagttattcccagatccctctgttcacctgcattcttcaattccctaccatttaccatgtacgtcctattttgatttgtcctgccaagatgtagcacctcacacttatcagcattaaactccatctgccatctttcaacccactcttccaactggcataaatctctctgtagactttgaaaatctacttcattatccacaaccccacctatcttagtatcatctgcatacttactaatccaatttaccacaccatcatccagatcattgatgtacatgacaaacaacagtggacccaacacagatccctgtggcaccccactagtcactggcctccaacctgacaaacaaccatccaccattactctctggcatctcccattcagccactgttgaatccatcttgctactccaccattaatacccaaccattgaaccttcttaaccaaccttccatgaggaaccttgtcaaaggccttactgaagtccatatatacaacatccactgctttaccctaatCAATATCCCgagtaatctcttcaaaaaattcaagaagattagtcaaacatgaccttccaggcacaaatccatgttgactgttcctaatcagaccctgtttatccagatgcttatatatattatctctaagtatcctttccattaatttgcccaccactgacgtcaaactaacaggtctataattgctaggtttactcttagacccctttttaaacaatggaacaacatgcgcagtacgccaatcctccggcactattcccgtttctaatgacatttgaaatatttctgtcatagcccctgctatttctacactaacttccctcaatgtcctagggaatatcctgtccggacctggagacttatccacttttatatttctcaaaagtgtcagtacttcctcttcattgaatctcatagtttccatagctactctacttgtttcccttacttcacataattcaatatccttctccttggtgaataccgaagaaaataaattgttcaatatctcccccatctcttttggctctgcagatagctgtccactctgactctctaatggaccaattttatccctcgttatccttttgctattaatatagctgtagaaaccctttggatttactttcaccttacttgccaaagcaacctcatatcttcttttagcttttctaatttctttcttaagattctttttacattctttatactcctcaagcacctcatttactccatgctgcctataattattgtagatctccctctttttctgaaccaagtgtccaatatcccttgaaaaccatggctctttccaatttttactatttcctttcaaccgaacagggacataaagattctttactcttaaaatttcacctttaaatgtgctccatttctcttccacatctttcccataaaacaaaatgtcccaatttactccttttaaatcctttcgcatctcctcaaagttagcctttctccaatcaaaaatctcaaccctaggtccagttctgaccctctccataattatattgaaactaatggtattgtgatcactggtcccgaactgttccccaacgcatacctctgccacctgacccgtctcatttactaacaggaggtccagcaccgccccttctctggtaggtacttctatgtattgctgcaaaaaactatcctgcacacattttacaaactccaacccatccagcccatttacagaatgtgtttcccagtctatgtgtggaaaattgaaatctcccacaaccactaccttgtgcttactactaatatctgcaatctccttacatatttgctcttccaattctcgctccccatttggcggtctataatacacccctataagtgttgatacccctttcccatttctcagttccacccaaatagcctccctagacgagccctctaatctatcctgccaaagcactgctgtaatatcttccctgattagcaatgcaacacctccacctcttgcccctccaattctaacacacctgaagc is drawn from Amblyraja radiata isolate CabotCenter1 chromosome 43, sAmbRad1.1.pri, whole genome shotgun sequence and contains these coding sequences:
- the LOC116968005 gene encoding zinc finger protein 239-like: MDQGLAAPKQAGDPPAGAHGRTPICSECGKYFASYDNLLRHNRVHSSERPFTCSDCGKSFKRLQFLKAHWRVHTGEKPYGCSTCGKSFTRLSGLRQHRRLYSSERPFTSSDCGKGFKSSTKLKVHRRLHTGERPFTCSDCGKGFTQPGSLLVHQRIHTGERPYTCAQCGKGFTQSSILLQHQRTHTGERPYTCAQCGKGFTNSGSLLRHQGTHTGERPYTCAQCGKGFTRSSNLLVHQRTHTGELPCTCAQCGKGFTRSSNLLVHQRTHTDERPYTSAQCGKGFTQSSSLLVHQRTHTGERPYTCVQC